A window of Apium graveolens cultivar Ventura chromosome 8, ASM990537v1, whole genome shotgun sequence contains these coding sequences:
- the LOC141677082 gene encoding amino acid transporter AVT1H — MFKSLGNSTCTDSACCCLRCRSQVGAEDQVVDAQWRIGCDGCLEANKTCTCNNIVGSDGTAKDLKDVQKANSSFLHAVVNMIGMLIGLGQLSTPYALETGGWASAFLLVGLGIVCAYSSHLLGKCLNYYPKSKNYPDIGYQAFGRQGKIIAATFIYMEIFMALVSYTISLHDNLNIVFLGTKINLAWPNLSTSQLLTVIAVLVALPSLWLRDLSSISFLSTAGILMSLLIFLSVAWTAVFGGIKVNHTIPVLQIRNMPTVSGLYMFSFAGHIVFPNIQAGMKDPTKFTKVSIVSFTLVTVLYTSLAFMGAKMFGPHVNAQITLSLPRNLIVTHIALWATVLTPMTKYALEFAPFAMQLEHCLPDSMKSRTKMIIRGGVGSFLLLLILALALSVPYFAYVLSLTGSLVSVGICIIFPCAFYMKIFWGQLSKPALILNSLLIAIGFLMGVYGTISSMNYLIGSMQRGL; from the exons ATGTTCAAATCGCTTGGAAACTCAACCTGCACCGACTCAGCTTGTTGTTGTTTACGTTGTCGATCCCAGGTTGGTGCTGAGGATCAAGTCGTGGATGCACAGTGGCGGATTGGCTGTGATGGGTGTCTGGAGGCTAATAAAACATGCACCTGCAATAATATTGTGGGTAGTGATGGTACTGCAAAGGACTTGAAAGATGTTCAGAAGGCTAATAGCTCTTTCCTTCATGCAGTTGTTAACATGATAGGAATGCTTATAG GTCTGGGGCAACTATCAACCCCCTATGCTCTCGAAACTGGAGGTTGGGCATCTGCATTCCTGCTAGTGGGACTAGGAATAGTGTGTGCTTACAGTTCCCATCTACTTGGAAAATGCCTCAACTATTATCCAAAATCAAAAAATTACCCTGATATCGGATACCAAGCATTTGGAAGACAAGGAAAAATTATAGCAGCAACCTTCATCTACATGGAAATTTTTATGGCTCTCGTTTCCTACACAATCTCACTTCATGACAACTTGAACATAGTATTTTTAGGTACAAAGATCAATTTGGCATGGCCTAATTTATCAACTTCTCAGCTCTTGACAGTAATAGCAGTTTTAGTGGCGCTTCCTAGTCTTTGGCTGAGAGATCTTTCTTCCATATCCTTCCTCTCAACCGCAGGCATTCTCATGTCTCTTCTAATTTTCTTGAGCGTGGCTTGGACAGCCGTTTTTGGAGGGATTAAAGTTAATCACACAATACCAGTTTTACAGATTAGGAACATGCCTACTGTATCAGGCCTTTACATGTTCAGTTTTGCTGGACATATTGTTTTTCCTAATATTCAAGCAGGAATGAAAGATCCTACCAAGTTCACCAAG GTATCCATTGTTAGCTTTACACTAGTTACTGTGCTCTACACATCCCTAGCTTTCATGGGTGCCAAAATGTTCGGTCCACATGTAAATGCTCAAATCACTCTCAGTCTGCCAAGAAACTTGATTGTCACCCATATTGCTCTGTGGGCAACTGTCCTAACTCCCATGACTAAATACGCTCTAGAATTTGCACCATTCGCAATGCAACTCGAGCATTGCCTTCCGGACTCTATGAAATCAAGAACCAAGATGATAATCAGGGGTGGAGTAGGATCATTTTTGCTCCTACTAATATTAGCTCTTGCTCTTTCAGTCCCATATTTTGCGTATGTTCTTAGCCTTACTGGCTCACTTGTTAGTGTGGGAATCTGCATAATATTTCCTTGTGCATTCTACATGAAGATCTTCTGGGGTCAACTCTCGAAGCCTGCTTTGATTCTTAATTCACTACTTATCGCGATTGGCTTTCTTATGGGTGTATATGGAACCATTTCTTCGATGAATTATCTCATAGGTAGTATGCAGAGGGGACTATAA
- the LOC141677943 gene encoding phosphoglucan, water dikinase, chloroplastic isoform X1 gives MDSMRVMHCCSTATWNNWQQRQLRFVSISSSLKPGTIAASRVSKLGFLYRPGRVCSVAASIVTSEVENKKSTSNMVRLVVLLAHQVEYGEHIAVLGSAKEFGSWKEKKTMNWTSDGWVLEFELKGGESIEFKFVVVRGDDNMVWEGGDNRVLKLPKQGSFEMVCRWNRTNEAVNLLPLDTEVVVEEQSNAYHNGSPHVEEITSSFVDQWQGEAASFMRSNDHGNREKERKWDTSGLEGIALNLVKGDQNARNWWQKLEIIRELLVGSLAVANRLEALIYSAIYLKWINTGQIPCFEGGGHHRPNKHAEISRHIFRELERISGRKDTSAQEVLVIRKIQPCLPSFKAEFTASVPLTRIRDIAHRNDIPHDLKQEIKHTIQNKLHRNAGPEDLVATQAMLERVTKNPGEYNEAFVEQFKIFHHELKDFFNAGSLTEQLDSIKESFDERSLSSLSLFLECKKGLDDSGGIFMLKSDEMDLLIKTLQSLHSLRGAIVRGLESGIRNDAPDSAIAMRQKWRLCEIGLEDYSFVLLSRCLNTLEAAGGAHQLAEHVDLKNIRSWNDPIRALVVGIHQLGLSGWKREECDAIGNELIAWQEKGLLKTEGNEDGKRIWALRLKATLDRSRRLTEEYSEALLQIFPEKVQILGKALGVPENSVRIYAEAEIRAGVIFQVSKLCTVLLKAVRTALGSQGWDVLVPGATSGTLVQVDKIVPGTLPASLTGPVILVVSKADGDEEVTAAGSNIVGVVLLQELPHLSHLGVRARQEKVVFVTCEDDDKVNDIRKLDQKYVRLEASSSAVNLTASIRESDPSLKNISSNGSSASGKTTDNGPSWSAGETPTIQVDSTEDVIPLADASVQSSGAKAASCGRLASLVSMSSKVHNEQGVPALFKVPSGAVIPFGSMELALKQHNLMEAFSSILEQIESAKLEGGELDKLCTELQKLISSTHPSEDIVEVLGTIFPSNARLIVRSSANVEDLAGMSAAGLYDSIPNVNLSNPIIFGNAVSRVWASLYTRRAVLSRRAAGVPQKEAMMAILVQEMLSPELSFVLHTLSPTDQDHHSVEAEIASGLGETLASGTRGTPWRLSSGKFDGSVRTLAFANFSEEMLLGDGPANGEVVRLTVDYSKKPLTVDPIFRQQLGQRLGAVGFFLERKFGCPQDVEGCMVGKDIYIVQTRPQPH, from the exons ATGGATTCTATGCGTGTAATGCATTGCTGCTCTACTGCAACTTGGAATAATTGGCAGCAAAGGCAGTTGCGATTCGTTTCGATTTCGAGTAGTTTAAAGCCTGGAACCATTGCCGCTTCTCGTGTTTCCAAGTTAGGGTTTTTGTATCGGCCTGGTAGAGTTTGCTCTGTTGCTGCTTCTATTGTAACTAG TGAAGTAGAGAACAAGAAATCAACAAGCAACATGGTGCGATTGGTTGTTTTACTGGCACACCAGGTTGAGTATGGGGAGCACATTGCGGTTCTTGGTTCAGCTAAAGAATTTGGGTCTTGGAAGGAGAAAAAGACAATGAACTGGACTAGTGATGGATGGGTTTTGGAGTTTGAACTCAAAGGGGGTGAGTCTATTGAGTTTAAATTTGTTGTTGTGAGAGGGGATGATAATATGGTTTGGGAAGGGGGTGATAACAGAGTCTTGAAGTTGCCAAAACAAGGGAGTTTTGAGATGGTATGTCGATGGAATAGGACCAACGAGGCTGTGAATCTGTTACCCTTGGACACTGAAGTCGTCGTGGAAGAACAGAGTAATGCATATCACAATGGGTCTCCACATGTGGAGGAGATAACTAGTTCTTTTGTTGATCAGTGGCAAGGGGAAGCTGCATCTTTCATGCGATCGAATGATCACGGGAAcagagaaaaagaaagaaagtGGGATACATCAGGGCTTGAAGGGATTGCTCTGAACTTGGTGAAGGGTGATCAGAATGCCCGAAAttggtggcaaaag CTTGAAATTATTCGTGAACTACTAGTTGGAAGTCTTGCAGTTGCAAACCGTTTGGAGGCTCTTATATATTCAGCTATATATCTTAAG TGGATAAACACAGGACAAATTCCATGCTTTGAAGGTGGAGGTCATCACCGTCCAAACAAGCATGCTGAGATTTCCAGGCATATATTTCGCGAATTGGAAAGAATTTCCGGTAGAAAGGACACTTCAGCTCAG GAAGTACTCGTGATTCGCAAGATTCAGCCTTGTTTGCCATCTTTTAAGGCAGAATTTACTGCATCGGTTCCTCTAACACGTATTAGGGATATTGCCCATCGAAACGATATCCCTCATGACCTCAAG CAAGAAATCAAGCATACAATACAAAACAAGCTACATCGCAATGCTGGCCCTGAAGATTTAGTTGCTACGCAAGCAATGCTGGAAAGAGTTACCAAAAATCCTGGAGAATATAATGAAGCATTTGTAGAACAATTCAAGATATTTCATCATGAACTAAAAGATTTTTTTAATGCTGGAAG CCTAACAGAACAACTGGATTCAATAAAGGAATCTTTTGATGAAAGGAGCTTATCATCCCTTTCTCTGTTTTTGGAGTGCAAAAAG GGTTTAGACGATTCCGGAGGAATTTTTATGTTAAAAAGTGACGAGATGGATCTACTGATAAAAACACTACAGTCCTTACACAGTCTGCGAGGAGCAATTGTGAGAGGTCTTGAAAGTGGAATTAGAAATGATGCTCCTGATTCTGCAATAGCAATGCGCCAAAAG TGGCGTCTTTGTGAGATTGGACTCGAAGACTATTCATTTGTTCTCTTGAGCAG GTGCCTTAATACTCTTGAAGCTGCGGGAGGGGCTCATCAGCTTGCAGAACATGTGGACTTGAAAAATATTAGATCATGGAATGATCCTATTAGGGCTCTCGTGGTTGGCATTCATCAGCTAGGTCTGTCTGGTTGGAAGAGAGAGGAATGTGATGCTATTGGAAATGAACTAATAGCATGGCAAGAGAAAGGCCTTCTGAAAACAGAAG GCAATGAAGATGGTAAAAGAATTTGGGCATTAAGGCTCAAAGCAACTCTTGATAGGTCGAGAAGGCTGACGGAGGAGTACTCCGAGGCACTTCTTCAAATATTTCCGGAGAAAGTCCAG ATATTAGGAAAAGCTCTAGGAGTGCCTGAAAATAGTGTCCGCATTTATGCTGAAGCAGAAATTCGTGCGGG TGTTATTTTTCAGGTTTCAAAACTTTGTACAGTTCTCCTCAAAGCTGTAAGAACTGCCCTGGGATCTCAAGGTTGGGATGTTCTGGTTCCAGGGGCCACTTCTGGAACCCTTGTTCAG GTTGACAAAATTGTTCCTGGGACACTGCCAGCATCTTTAACAGGACCTGTAATTCTTGTGGTTAGCAAAGCAGATGGAGATGAAGAG GTAACAGCTGCTGGAAGTAATATAGTTGGAGTTGTGCTTCTGCAGGAGCTGCCCCACTTATCCCATCTTGGTGTTAGAGCCCGGCAA GAGAAAGTTGTGTTTGTTACTTGCGAAGATGATGATAAGGTTAATGATATCAGAAAACTTGACCAAAAATACGTGAG GTTAGAAGCATCATCATCAGCAGTTAACTTAACTGCATCGATACGTGAAAGCGATCcttctttaaaaaatatttcaagTAATGGTTCATCAGCTTCTGGAAAGACAACTGATAATGGTCCTTCCTGGTCAGCTGGAGAAACCCCTACAATTCAG GTTGACTCTACTGAAGACGTCATACCACTTGCTGATGCAAGTGTGCAATCTTCAGGTGCAAAGGCTGCTTCTTGTGGTCGCCTAGCGTCCCTTGTGTCTATGTCAAGTAAAG TTCACAATGAACAAGGAGTTCCAGCTCTCTTTAAAGTTCCCTCTGGAGCAGTAATACCTTTCGGATCTATGGAGTTGGCGCTAAAGCAACACAATTTAATGGAAGCCTTTAGCTCAATTCTTGAGCAGATAGAGTCGGCCAAATTGGAAGGTGGTGAACTTGACAAACTCTGCACTGAGCTCCAAAAGCTGATATCTTCCACACATCCTTCTGAAGACATAGTTGAAGTATTAGGAACAATTTTTCCTAGTAACGCAAGATTAATTGTCCGCTCAAGTGCAAATGTTGAGGACTTGGCAGGAATGTCTGCAGCTGGACTATATGATTCGATTCCAAATGTCAACCTTTCAAATCCAATAATTTTTGGGAATGCTGTTAGCCGAGTTTGGGCTTCTTTATACACTCGCAGAGCAGTTTTAAGCCGTAGAGCTGCAGGTGTGCCTCAGAAGGAGGCTATGATGGCTATTCTGGTCCAGGAGATGCTGTCTCCAGAACTATCCTTTGTACTCCACACACTCAGCCCAACAGATCAAGACCATCACTCTGTTGAGGCTGAAATTGCTTCCGGTCTTGGTGAAACTCTAGCGTCGGGCACCCGCGGCACACCCTGGCGTCTATCTTCAGGCAAATTTGATGGATCAGTACGCACATTGGCATTTGCAAATTTCAGTGAGGAGATGCTTCTTGGTGATGGTCCTGCTAATGGGGAAGTTGTCCGTTTGACTGTGGACTATAGCAAAAAACCCCTGACAGTGGACCCAATCTTTCGTCAACAACTTGGTCAGCGTCTCGGTGCTGTAGGTTTCTTCCTGGAGCGCAAGTTTGGTTGCCCACAAGATGTTGAAGGATGTATGGTCGGCAAAGATATCTATATTGTGCAGACTCGTCCCCAACCCCATTGA
- the LOC141677943 gene encoding phosphoglucan, water dikinase, chloroplastic isoform X2: MVRLVVLLAHQVEYGEHIAVLGSAKEFGSWKEKKTMNWTSDGWVLEFELKGGESIEFKFVVVRGDDNMVWEGGDNRVLKLPKQGSFEMVCRWNRTNEAVNLLPLDTEVVVEEQSNAYHNGSPHVEEITSSFVDQWQGEAASFMRSNDHGNREKERKWDTSGLEGIALNLVKGDQNARNWWQKLEIIRELLVGSLAVANRLEALIYSAIYLKWINTGQIPCFEGGGHHRPNKHAEISRHIFRELERISGRKDTSAQEVLVIRKIQPCLPSFKAEFTASVPLTRIRDIAHRNDIPHDLKQEIKHTIQNKLHRNAGPEDLVATQAMLERVTKNPGEYNEAFVEQFKIFHHELKDFFNAGSLTEQLDSIKESFDERSLSSLSLFLECKKGLDDSGGIFMLKSDEMDLLIKTLQSLHSLRGAIVRGLESGIRNDAPDSAIAMRQKWRLCEIGLEDYSFVLLSRCLNTLEAAGGAHQLAEHVDLKNIRSWNDPIRALVVGIHQLGLSGWKREECDAIGNELIAWQEKGLLKTEGNEDGKRIWALRLKATLDRSRRLTEEYSEALLQIFPEKVQILGKALGVPENSVRIYAEAEIRAGVIFQVSKLCTVLLKAVRTALGSQGWDVLVPGATSGTLVQVDKIVPGTLPASLTGPVILVVSKADGDEEVTAAGSNIVGVVLLQELPHLSHLGVRARQEKVVFVTCEDDDKVNDIRKLDQKYVRLEASSSAVNLTASIRESDPSLKNISSNGSSASGKTTDNGPSWSAGETPTIQVDSTEDVIPLADASVQSSGAKAASCGRLASLVSMSSKVHNEQGVPALFKVPSGAVIPFGSMELALKQHNLMEAFSSILEQIESAKLEGGELDKLCTELQKLISSTHPSEDIVEVLGTIFPSNARLIVRSSANVEDLAGMSAAGLYDSIPNVNLSNPIIFGNAVSRVWASLYTRRAVLSRRAAGVPQKEAMMAILVQEMLSPELSFVLHTLSPTDQDHHSVEAEIASGLGETLASGTRGTPWRLSSGKFDGSVRTLAFANFSEEMLLGDGPANGEVVRLTVDYSKKPLTVDPIFRQQLGQRLGAVGFFLERKFGCPQDVEGCMVGKDIYIVQTRPQPH; encoded by the exons ATGGTGCGATTGGTTGTTTTACTGGCACACCAGGTTGAGTATGGGGAGCACATTGCGGTTCTTGGTTCAGCTAAAGAATTTGGGTCTTGGAAGGAGAAAAAGACAATGAACTGGACTAGTGATGGATGGGTTTTGGAGTTTGAACTCAAAGGGGGTGAGTCTATTGAGTTTAAATTTGTTGTTGTGAGAGGGGATGATAATATGGTTTGGGAAGGGGGTGATAACAGAGTCTTGAAGTTGCCAAAACAAGGGAGTTTTGAGATGGTATGTCGATGGAATAGGACCAACGAGGCTGTGAATCTGTTACCCTTGGACACTGAAGTCGTCGTGGAAGAACAGAGTAATGCATATCACAATGGGTCTCCACATGTGGAGGAGATAACTAGTTCTTTTGTTGATCAGTGGCAAGGGGAAGCTGCATCTTTCATGCGATCGAATGATCACGGGAAcagagaaaaagaaagaaagtGGGATACATCAGGGCTTGAAGGGATTGCTCTGAACTTGGTGAAGGGTGATCAGAATGCCCGAAAttggtggcaaaag CTTGAAATTATTCGTGAACTACTAGTTGGAAGTCTTGCAGTTGCAAACCGTTTGGAGGCTCTTATATATTCAGCTATATATCTTAAG TGGATAAACACAGGACAAATTCCATGCTTTGAAGGTGGAGGTCATCACCGTCCAAACAAGCATGCTGAGATTTCCAGGCATATATTTCGCGAATTGGAAAGAATTTCCGGTAGAAAGGACACTTCAGCTCAG GAAGTACTCGTGATTCGCAAGATTCAGCCTTGTTTGCCATCTTTTAAGGCAGAATTTACTGCATCGGTTCCTCTAACACGTATTAGGGATATTGCCCATCGAAACGATATCCCTCATGACCTCAAG CAAGAAATCAAGCATACAATACAAAACAAGCTACATCGCAATGCTGGCCCTGAAGATTTAGTTGCTACGCAAGCAATGCTGGAAAGAGTTACCAAAAATCCTGGAGAATATAATGAAGCATTTGTAGAACAATTCAAGATATTTCATCATGAACTAAAAGATTTTTTTAATGCTGGAAG CCTAACAGAACAACTGGATTCAATAAAGGAATCTTTTGATGAAAGGAGCTTATCATCCCTTTCTCTGTTTTTGGAGTGCAAAAAG GGTTTAGACGATTCCGGAGGAATTTTTATGTTAAAAAGTGACGAGATGGATCTACTGATAAAAACACTACAGTCCTTACACAGTCTGCGAGGAGCAATTGTGAGAGGTCTTGAAAGTGGAATTAGAAATGATGCTCCTGATTCTGCAATAGCAATGCGCCAAAAG TGGCGTCTTTGTGAGATTGGACTCGAAGACTATTCATTTGTTCTCTTGAGCAG GTGCCTTAATACTCTTGAAGCTGCGGGAGGGGCTCATCAGCTTGCAGAACATGTGGACTTGAAAAATATTAGATCATGGAATGATCCTATTAGGGCTCTCGTGGTTGGCATTCATCAGCTAGGTCTGTCTGGTTGGAAGAGAGAGGAATGTGATGCTATTGGAAATGAACTAATAGCATGGCAAGAGAAAGGCCTTCTGAAAACAGAAG GCAATGAAGATGGTAAAAGAATTTGGGCATTAAGGCTCAAAGCAACTCTTGATAGGTCGAGAAGGCTGACGGAGGAGTACTCCGAGGCACTTCTTCAAATATTTCCGGAGAAAGTCCAG ATATTAGGAAAAGCTCTAGGAGTGCCTGAAAATAGTGTCCGCATTTATGCTGAAGCAGAAATTCGTGCGGG TGTTATTTTTCAGGTTTCAAAACTTTGTACAGTTCTCCTCAAAGCTGTAAGAACTGCCCTGGGATCTCAAGGTTGGGATGTTCTGGTTCCAGGGGCCACTTCTGGAACCCTTGTTCAG GTTGACAAAATTGTTCCTGGGACACTGCCAGCATCTTTAACAGGACCTGTAATTCTTGTGGTTAGCAAAGCAGATGGAGATGAAGAG GTAACAGCTGCTGGAAGTAATATAGTTGGAGTTGTGCTTCTGCAGGAGCTGCCCCACTTATCCCATCTTGGTGTTAGAGCCCGGCAA GAGAAAGTTGTGTTTGTTACTTGCGAAGATGATGATAAGGTTAATGATATCAGAAAACTTGACCAAAAATACGTGAG GTTAGAAGCATCATCATCAGCAGTTAACTTAACTGCATCGATACGTGAAAGCGATCcttctttaaaaaatatttcaagTAATGGTTCATCAGCTTCTGGAAAGACAACTGATAATGGTCCTTCCTGGTCAGCTGGAGAAACCCCTACAATTCAG GTTGACTCTACTGAAGACGTCATACCACTTGCTGATGCAAGTGTGCAATCTTCAGGTGCAAAGGCTGCTTCTTGTGGTCGCCTAGCGTCCCTTGTGTCTATGTCAAGTAAAG TTCACAATGAACAAGGAGTTCCAGCTCTCTTTAAAGTTCCCTCTGGAGCAGTAATACCTTTCGGATCTATGGAGTTGGCGCTAAAGCAACACAATTTAATGGAAGCCTTTAGCTCAATTCTTGAGCAGATAGAGTCGGCCAAATTGGAAGGTGGTGAACTTGACAAACTCTGCACTGAGCTCCAAAAGCTGATATCTTCCACACATCCTTCTGAAGACATAGTTGAAGTATTAGGAACAATTTTTCCTAGTAACGCAAGATTAATTGTCCGCTCAAGTGCAAATGTTGAGGACTTGGCAGGAATGTCTGCAGCTGGACTATATGATTCGATTCCAAATGTCAACCTTTCAAATCCAATAATTTTTGGGAATGCTGTTAGCCGAGTTTGGGCTTCTTTATACACTCGCAGAGCAGTTTTAAGCCGTAGAGCTGCAGGTGTGCCTCAGAAGGAGGCTATGATGGCTATTCTGGTCCAGGAGATGCTGTCTCCAGAACTATCCTTTGTACTCCACACACTCAGCCCAACAGATCAAGACCATCACTCTGTTGAGGCTGAAATTGCTTCCGGTCTTGGTGAAACTCTAGCGTCGGGCACCCGCGGCACACCCTGGCGTCTATCTTCAGGCAAATTTGATGGATCAGTACGCACATTGGCATTTGCAAATTTCAGTGAGGAGATGCTTCTTGGTGATGGTCCTGCTAATGGGGAAGTTGTCCGTTTGACTGTGGACTATAGCAAAAAACCCCTGACAGTGGACCCAATCTTTCGTCAACAACTTGGTCAGCGTCTCGGTGCTGTAGGTTTCTTCCTGGAGCGCAAGTTTGGTTGCCCACAAGATGTTGAAGGATGTATGGTCGGCAAAGATATCTATATTGTGCAGACTCGTCCCCAACCCCATTGA